Proteins encoded within one genomic window of Polycladomyces subterraneus:
- a CDS encoding copper resistance D family protein: MIAWVQTLAETMAVTCLALLTGGALLSLVADDYKPVVILPHRLFPLVALIAGLGSFVPVLRLVLFLEPDTGCMEAVRLGVFLSRTGQVWLGLLVVSVLLALFLQVRDVRSSKWTAGWALFGTWMLILIKSWMGHVASVSDISGWVLQSVHLTSVCVWAGGLMVVGFFTVDTARWLSFLRWFTPTAIGCVTAVILAGWGLMGTVDPEYVASWVLPYGEALLLKQWMTAGVLVTAGVNGGWIRRKLARGEEVNPLPWMRAEAVQILLVVAITAWMSQEAAPHTVAETVQAVGVSPLFEGLFPGKWYPGLRAEWQGYLLGGLLVLWALILLAMIPLLYRQRRSAYGAVWLAGLAACAGFVGVLVWAYGG, from the coding sequence ATGATCGCATGGGTTCAAACATTGGCCGAGACGATGGCAGTGACGTGCCTCGCCCTGTTGACGGGCGGGGCGCTTCTTTCACTGGTGGCGGACGATTACAAACCGGTGGTTATTCTCCCACACCGATTGTTTCCCTTGGTTGCTCTGATCGCGGGCCTTGGTTCTTTTGTTCCCGTCCTTCGTCTGGTACTTTTTTTGGAACCGGATACGGGGTGTATGGAGGCCGTTCGACTGGGGGTGTTTCTCTCGCGTACAGGGCAAGTGTGGTTGGGTTTGTTGGTAGTGTCGGTGTTGCTCGCCTTGTTTCTTCAGGTTCGGGATGTACGCAGCTCCAAATGGACGGCCGGTTGGGCCTTGTTTGGTACATGGATGTTGATCCTGATCAAGTCGTGGATGGGGCACGTCGCCTCCGTCTCAGATATCAGCGGTTGGGTTTTGCAATCGGTCCATCTGACCTCGGTATGTGTATGGGCGGGTGGATTGATGGTGGTCGGATTCTTTACTGTAGACACCGCGCGTTGGCTTTCTTTTCTTCGTTGGTTTACTCCAACGGCGATCGGTTGCGTGACGGCTGTCATTCTGGCCGGTTGGGGATTGATGGGCACCGTTGATCCCGAGTATGTCGCTTCCTGGGTATTGCCTTACGGGGAAGCGTTGTTGCTCAAACAGTGGATGACGGCGGGAGTTTTGGTCACGGCCGGGGTGAATGGGGGATGGATTCGCCGAAAACTGGCGCGGGGAGAAGAGGTGAATCCACTGCCTTGGATGCGCGCGGAAGCGGTCCAGATATTGCTGGTGGTGGCGATCACCGCATGGATGAGTCAGGAAGCAGCGCCGCACACCGTGGCGGAAACAGTACAGGCTGTCGGTGTATCACCATTGTTTGAGGGATTGTTTCCTGGGAAATGGTATCCTGGTCTACGTGCGGAATGGCAGGGATATCTCCTCGGTGGGTTGCTGGTATTATGGGCGCTGATATTGCTGGCGATGATTCCGTTGTTGTACCGCCAGCGACGTTCGGCTTACGGTGCGGTATGGTTGGCTGGTTTGGCGGCGTGCGCCGGTTTTGTGGGTGTTTTGGTTTGGGCATATGGTGGTTAA